In Zerene cesonia ecotype Mississippi chromosome 18, Zerene_cesonia_1.1, whole genome shotgun sequence, the following are encoded in one genomic region:
- the LOC119833990 gene encoding cytochrome c oxidase assembly protein COX15 homolog, translating into MLSLAQVCRCSNYLRTPTRVLLSSTKGHGTLPSRQLLTPAQWNHTNKGLRISEIIKRNGIVARFCASSSKPKSTKIVGYWLLGCSGMVFTAVVLGGVTRLTESGLSMVTWKLLGEKLPRTEEEWQQEFEIYKQFPEYKYKNMNITLSEFKWIWWMEFAHRSWGRAIGAAMFLPAAFFWARGYLDKAMKIRVAAYCALVGAQGLMGWYMVKSGLEDRFQGPSDVPRVSQYRLASHLGLAFLLYTGLLSGALRILRPVPAGALFRKVKELNVLTAIAHTVKAMVFVTALSGAFVAGLDAGLVYNSFPKMGDHWVPDDILAQRPAARNFTENPSTVQFDHRVLGTATLLAASALWAAARARPLPPVARRVAHAVTAVAWLQVTLGVLTLLYYVPTPLAATHQSGSLTLLTLAVWLTHEIKLLKYLPK; encoded by the exons ATGTTGAGTTTAGCACAGGTGTGCCGATGTTCTAATTATTTGAGGACTCCAACTCGTGTCCTGTTATCTAGTACAAAAGGGCATGGGACATTACCCTCGAGACAATTGTTAACACCAGCACAATGGAATCACACGAATAAAGGGCTTAGA aTAAGTGAAATAATCAAAAGGAATGGGATTGTTGCAAGGTTTTGTGCATCATCGTCCAAACCGAAATCAACAAAAATAGTTGGTTACTGGCTTCTTGGTTGCAGTGGTATGGTTTTCACAGCAGTTGTGCTAG GTGGAGTGACAAGGCTAACAGAATCTGGGCTATCCATGGTCACATGGAAACTTCTTGGTGAAAAGCTGCCGAGGACTGAAGAGGAATGGCAGCAGGAGTTTGAGATATACAAACAGTTTCCCGAATACAAATA CAAGAACATGAATATAACGCTAAGCGAGTTCAAGTGGATCTGGTGGATGGAGTTCGCGCACCGCAGCTGGGGCCGCGCCATCGGGGCCGCCATGTTCCTGCCGGCCGCCTTCTTCTGGGCCAGAGGCTATCTGGACAAGGCCATGAAGATTAGGGTCGCCGCCTACTGTGCGCTCGTTGGGGCCCAG GGTCTAATGGGCTGGTACATGGTCAAATCGGGCCTCGAGGACCGCTTCCAAGGGCCCAGCGATGTTCCCCGGGTGTCCCAATACCGTCTGGCCTCCCACCTTGGTCTAGCGTTCCTATTGTACACGGGGCTCCTGTCCGGGGCCCTGAGGATATTGAGGCCAGTACCTGCTGGGGCCCTGTTTAGGAAAGTGAAGGAACTCAACGTTCTGACCGCCATTGCGCACACCGTTAAGGCAATGGTGTTTGTGACAGCGCTATCGG GCGCGTTCGTGGCTGGGCTGGACGCGGGGCTAGTGTACAACTCGTTCCCCAAAATGGGCGACCACTGGGTCCCGGACGACATCCTGGCGCAGCGGCCCGCGGCGCGCAACTTCACGGAGAACCCGAGCACGGTGCAGTTCGACCACCGCGTGCTCGGCACGGCCACGCTGCTCGCCGCCAGCGCGCTGTGggccgccgcgcgcgcgcgcccgcTGCCGCCCGTCGCGCGCCGCGTGGCCCACGCCGTCACCGCTGTGGCCTGGCTCCAG GTAACACTAGGCGTCCTAACACTCCTATACTATGTACCGACTCCGTTGGCCGCCACTCACCAGTCCGGGTCACTGACCCTACTCACGCTGGCCGTTTGGCTCACACATGAAATCAAATTACTAAAATACTtacccaaataa